The DNA segment CGTCGAGCTCCGCGAGGGGATGCGCGCCGAACTGGCCCAGCACGTGCGCGAGTTCGGCGGGCCGACGGTCGTCGTCACCCACAGCAGGGCGGATGCCGCGGTGCTGGCCGATCACGTCCTCGTCCTCGAGTCGGGCGAGGTCACCCAGCGCGGCACGCTGGCCGAGCTCGCGGCGCGGCCGGCGACCGCCTACGTGCGGCGGATGCTCGCGACATCCGCCGAGTGACGTCGCGTTCGAGGCTCAGCGCGGGGTCTCGCGGTGGACGTCGACGATGACCGCGTTCTCGAGATCGCGCCACGACTCGGCGGCGATGCGCACCCGGACGACGGCGCACGTGGGCATGCGATCGACCGTGCCGTCGGAGAGCCGGTAGGCGAGGTCGGTCATCCCCGGGTCGTGGGCGACGAGCATGACGGTGTCGACATCGTCGGGCGTCTGCCCGGCGATCTCGAGGATGGTCGCGGGGCCCGCGCCGTAGAGCCGCTCGTCGAGTCGGAGCGCCGACGGGTCGAGACCGAGGCCTTCGGCCATCGCCTCGGCGGTCGTGCGGGCCCGCAGCGCCGTGCTCGACACGATCAGGCCGGGCACGGTGCCGAGACGGCCGAGGCGCTCCGCCATCGCTGGGGCGTCGCGCCGGCCGCGGTCGTTCAGCGGCCGGTCGTGGTCGGCCAGCCCCGGGTCGCCCCAGTCCGACTTCGCGTGGCGCACGAGCACGAGCGTCTTCATGGGCCGAGTCTGCCACCGGATCGGGCCCGCGTCACGGGCCCTGCGCCGCGGCAGCGGATCACGCCGGTTCGGTCACGCCGCCGACGGGGCACGCTCGGCGAGCCCGGCGGCGAACTCGAGCACGCACAGCGCCGCGAGGCGGACGGTGCGGCCGTCGACGCTGTCGGCGGTCGCGTCGATCTCGACGAGGTCGGCGCTGCGGACGCGGGCGTCGGTCGCCGCGGCGCGCACGAGGCCGCGCAGTTCCCAGGCCGCGAGCCCGCCGGGAACCGATGCGGGGCATGCCGGCACGACCGACCGGTCGCACGCGTCGACGTCGACGTCGAGGTGGATCGGGCCGCCGGCGGCGCCGGCGATCTCGAGCGCCTCGGCCATCACGTCGGCGGGTCGGCGGCCGTGGAGCTCGTCGCGGTGGATCACGGTGATCCCGAGTTCGTCGGCGCGACGCGCGTACTCGGCGGAGTTCGCGAAATCCTGGATGCCGATCTGCACGATGCGACGCGGGTCGAGCCCGGCTTCGACGAGCCGGCGCACGGGCGAGCCGTTCGAGACGCCGTCGCGGAGATCGTAGTGCGCGTCGATCGTCACGAGTCCCGCGCGCTCGAGGTCGTCGCCGAAGGCCCCCAGGGCGGTGGCGACCGTCACCGAGTTGTCGCCGCCGAGCGCCACGACGGATCCGGCCCGTTCGAGCACGTCGGCCATGCGGGCGCGCGTGCGCGCCTCGCCGTCGTCGCCGTCGGGTTCGCGGATGTCGCCGGCGTCGACGAACCCGAGCTGCGCGAGGTCGACCGGCCCGCGGCCGCGGGACCCGTCTGGCACGAGGGCCGCGCTGTACCTGCGGAGCGCTTCGCGCACCGCGGCGGGGGTCGCGTGCGCGTTCGTCGGCGACAGCGAGGTGCGCCACGCCGGCACGCCGAGGATCGCGAGCGCCGCGCGGCCGTCGCCGGGCAGGTCGTCGAGCATCGGCCAGTCACCGGCTCGCGGCCAGAGCGGATCGTGCGAGAGGGGGGTGGTCGGGGACTGCGCGCTCATGGCCCGAAGATAGCAACGGCGGATGCCGCGGCACACGGGCTCCGGGGCGGCGCGCGTCCGCGATCCCGGACGGCTCGCGGACGATTCGGCTCCCGTCGGGAACATCGCCGGGGGCTTGCGCGTTCCCGCATGACGGAGATACCCTAGGGGGGTATTGCGGGACGAATCGAACCGAGGAGGATCGGCACGATGGGCGACCACATGCGAGCGCACGGCACGGAGACGGACGAGCACCGCCACGACGAGCACCGCCACGACGAGCACCGCCACGACGAGCACGGCAACGACGAGCACGACGAACACGAGCACGCGGGCCACTCCGGCCACGAGCACGCCGGGCACGCCGACCATTCCGGCCACTCCGGCCACTCCGGCCACTCCGGCCACTCCGGCCACGGCGACCACGTCGGGCAGTTCCGCCGCCTGTTCTGGATCATGCTCGTCATCGCGATCCCGACGATCGCGCTCAGCGGCATGTTCGCCGACCTGCTCGGCTACCCGCTGCCCGACGCCGCCTGGGTCGCCTGGGTTCCGCCCGTGCTCGGCACGGTCATGTACTTCTGGGGCGGTTCGCCGTTCCTCACGGGCGCCTGGTCCGAGCTCAGGGCGCGCAAGCCCGGCATGATGCTGCTCATCGGGCTCGCGATCACGGTCGCCTACCTCGCCTCGCTCGGCGCCACCCTCGGACTGCTCCCCCACGACCTCGACTTCTGGTGGGAGCTCGCGCTCCTCATCGTGATCATGCTGCTCGGCCACTGGCTCGAGATGCGCTCGCTCGCGGCGACCTCGTCGGCGCTCGACGCCCTCGCGGCGCTGCTCCCGGACGAGGCGGAGCGCGTGGTGGACGGGGGCACCGAAACGGTCTCGCCCGCCGACCTCGATGTTGGCGATGTCGTCATCGTGCGCCCCGGCGGCCGCGTTCCGGCCGACGGCGAGGTCGTCGACGGCACCGCCGCGATGGACGAGTCGATGATCACGGGCGAGTCGCGCACCGTCGGCCGCGGCCCCGGCGACCAGGTCGTCGCGGGCACCGTCGCGACCGACACGGCGATCCGCGTGCGCGTCGGAGCGGTCGGCGACGACACCGCGCTCGCGGGCATCCAGCGCCTCGTCACCCAGGCCCAGTCCTCGAGCACGCGCGCGCAGCGCCTCGCCGACCGCGCAGCCGGCTGGCTGTTCTGGTTCGCGCTCGGCGCCGCCGCGATCACCGCGATCGCCTGGTCCCTGGCCGGGCGGCCCGACGAGGGGGTCATCCACACGATCACCGTGCTCGTGATCGCCTGCCCGCACGCGCTCGGTCTCGCGATCCCGCTCGTCGTGCAGATCGCGACCGAACGCGCCGCGCGCGGCGGTGTGCTCGTGACCGACCGACTCGCGCTCGAGACCATGCGCACCGTCGACGCCGTCCTCTTCGACAAGACCGGCACGCTCACCAGGGGTGAGCCGGCCGTGACGGATGCCGCGGCGGCCGACGGACGCGATCTCGACGAGGTGCTCGCGCTCGCGGCATCCGCCGAACACGACTCGGAGCACCCGCTCGCGAAGGCCATCGTCGCCGAAGCGGCCGGCCGCGGGCTCGACCTCCGGTCGGCGTCGGAGTTCACCGCGTCGGCCGCGATCGGCGTGACCGCGACCGTCGACGGGCGGACGGTGCACGTCGGCGGCCCCGGGCTGCTGGAACGCGAGGGCCTCGACCCGCTCCCAGCCTCGCGCGAGTGGGCCGAGCGTGGATCGACGGTGCTGCACGTCGTCGTGGACGGCGAGGTCGCGGGCGCGATCGCGCTCGACGATGAGATCCGGGCGGAATCCCGCGAGGCGATCGACAGGCTGCACACCCTGGGCGTGCAGGTCGTCATGATCACCGGCGACGCCGAACCGGTCGCGCGCACGGTCGCCGCCGAGCTCGGCATCGACCGCG comes from the Agromyces marinus genome and includes:
- a CDS encoding copper-translocating P-type ATPase translates to MGDHMRAHGTETDEHRHDEHRHDEHRHDEHGNDEHDEHEHAGHSGHEHAGHADHSGHSGHSGHSGHSGHGDHVGQFRRLFWIMLVIAIPTIALSGMFADLLGYPLPDAAWVAWVPPVLGTVMYFWGGSPFLTGAWSELRARKPGMMLLIGLAITVAYLASLGATLGLLPHDLDFWWELALLIVIMLLGHWLEMRSLAATSSALDALAALLPDEAERVVDGGTETVSPADLDVGDVVIVRPGGRVPADGEVVDGTAAMDESMITGESRTVGRGPGDQVVAGTVATDTAIRVRVGAVGDDTALAGIQRLVTQAQSSSTRAQRLADRAAGWLFWFALGAAAITAIAWSLAGRPDEGVIHTITVLVIACPHALGLAIPLVVQIATERAARGGVLVTDRLALETMRTVDAVLFDKTGTLTRGEPAVTDAAAADGRDLDEVLALAASAEHDSEHPLAKAIVAEAAGRGLDLRSASEFTASAAIGVTATVDGRTVHVGGPGLLEREGLDPLPASREWAERGSTVLHVVVDGEVAGAIALDDEIRAESREAIDRLHTLGVQVVMITGDAEPVARTVAAELGIDRVFAGVRPEDKAAKVQELQREGLSVAMVGDGVNDAPALAQADVGIAIGAGTDVAIASAGVILASSDPRSVLSVIELSRASYRKMKQNLWWAAGYNLISVPLAAGVLAPIGFVLPMSVGAILMSLSTIIVAANAQLLRRLDLRPEASAEAVLERAR
- a CDS encoding SixA phosphatase family protein translates to MKTLVLVRHAKSDWGDPGLADHDRPLNDRGRRDAPAMAERLGRLGTVPGLIVSSTALRARTTAEAMAEGLGLDPSALRLDERLYGAGPATILEIAGQTPDDVDTVMLVAHDPGMTDLAYRLSDGTVDRMPTCAVVRVRIAAESWRDLENAVIVDVHRETPR
- a CDS encoding arginase family protein translates to MSAQSPTTPLSHDPLWPRAGDWPMLDDLPGDGRAALAILGVPAWRTSLSPTNAHATPAAVREALRRYSAALVPDGSRGRGPVDLAQLGFVDAGDIREPDGDDGEARTRARMADVLERAGSVVALGGDNSVTVATALGAFGDDLERAGLVTIDAHYDLRDGVSNGSPVRRLVEAGLDPRRIVQIGIQDFANSAEYARRADELGITVIHRDELHGRRPADVMAEALEIAGAAGGPIHLDVDVDACDRSVVPACPASVPGGLAAWELRGLVRAAATDARVRSADLVEIDATADSVDGRTVRLAALCVLEFAAGLAERAPSAA